The Candidatus Latescibacter sp. genome includes a window with the following:
- a CDS encoding DUF4292 domain-containing protein gives MGRIAFLALFSLILFFQGCGMKPPGIPEDVTVEQILDSLYKQSAAVRDFSGWAKVIERHNGHEQSATTVIRFIAPDRIKVILKGFAGIELAEISSDGDSMTVFLPSLNGYVKGENREGLLHKLVPDFEFDVTRFASVFSVLAPPHDEIFGFQASLKKNGNRMELALVRGDTVYRYLVEGPQLLVAEEDLTVGGTSVWHKKSQDFRAVGAGIFPRKMIIRNERHSLDFSFYSVSINSGLSMKDIAIDMPESAERLQIKKKIEDRR, from the coding sequence ATGGGAAGAATTGCCTTTCTGGCTTTGTTCAGCCTGATACTCTTCTTTCAGGGATGCGGAATGAAACCGCCGGGAATTCCTGAAGATGTTACAGTCGAACAGATTCTCGATTCCCTGTACAAACAGTCTGCGGCGGTAAGGGACTTTTCCGGCTGGGCTAAGGTGATAGAAAGGCATAACGGCCATGAGCAGTCGGCCACCACGGTAATACGCTTTATCGCGCCCGACCGAATCAAAGTTATATTAAAAGGTTTCGCAGGAATCGAGCTTGCTGAAATTTCCTCAGACGGCGATTCCATGACTGTTTTCCTCCCCTCCCTGAACGGATATGTGAAAGGGGAGAACAGAGAAGGTCTGCTCCATAAGCTCGTTCCCGATTTTGAGTTCGATGTCACCAGGTTTGCTTCCGTTTTTTCCGTTCTGGCGCCTCCCCATGATGAAATTTTTGGATTTCAGGCTTCTCTCAAAAAGAATGGAAATCGCATGGAACTGGCCCTGGTCAGGGGCGATACGGTATACCGGTATCTGGTCGAAGGGCCGCAGCTGCTGGTAGCGGAAGAGGATCTCACGGTGGGCGGGACCTCCGTCTGGCATAAAAAATCCCAGGATTTCCGGGCAGTTGGCGCCGGTATCTTTCCTCGAAAAATGATTATCCGAAACGAACGGCACTCGCTCGATTTTTCTTTCTATTCGGTTTCCATCAATTCTGGATTGTCCATGAAGGATATCGCTATCGACATGCCTGAATCGGCTGAACGGCTCCAAATAAAGAAGAAGATTGAAGACAGAAGATAG